From Ignavibacterium sp.:
GAGTGGGATGTTCGTGAATACCATCACCGGCATTGATTATATTAGCATCACAAAGTTTTGTAAGCATCAGAGGCGTTCCGGCAGCAGCATGACGAATAACAACCATATCAACTTTCATCGCTTCAATATTCCTGACAGTATCTTTTAGTGATTCACCTTTATTCACACTGCTTGTAGATACTGCAAAATTTATTGCATCAGCTGAAAGTCTTTTTTCAGCAAGTTCAAAAGATATTCTCGTCCTGGTTGAACTTTCATAAAAAAGATTTACAACTGTTTTTCCTTGTAAAGTTGGAACTCTTTTAATTGGTCTTTCCAGAACTTCGCGAAATGTGGTTGCTGTATCTAAAATTAACTGAATGTCCTCTTTAGGAACACCTTGTAACCCCAGTAAATGTCTGCTTGATAATGACATGTTTTATCCAATTATTTTTTTTCTGCTTCTACTAAATAGATGGCATCTTCACCATCATATTCTTCAACTTTTAATTTTATTTCTTCATTAAGAGATGTTGGAATGTTTTTTCCCACAAAGTCAGCACGTATTGGTAATTCACGATGACCTCTATCAACAAGGATACAAAGCTGAATGGTAGCTGGTCTTCCAAAATCCATTAAAGCATTTAATGCACTTCGGACAGTTCTTCCTGTGTATAAAACATCATCAACAAGAATTACATCTTTCTCGTTAATATCAAAAGTAATATCTGAAACTGAAACCTGTGGTTGTTTCAATCTCGTTCTGAAGTCGTCACGATAAAGAGTCACATCAAGAACTCCGAACGGAAGTTCAACACCTTCAATTTCTTTAATTTTCTTCTGCAGTCTTTTTGCAAGAAACTCGCCGCGTGTTCTCATTCCGATTAAGACCAGATTTTTTGAACCTTTATTTTTTTCCAGAATCTCGTGAGCAATTCTGGTAAGGATTCGGTCAAGTCCCTCTTTGTCAACTAATTTTGCTTTGATGTTCATATAAAAAAAATCCTCATCGGAATAAATTCCTCTGAGGTCCTTTATTTTTTAATAAATTTGATTTCTTCATTTGGTATCCTTCTCTACCTCACCGGATAGATTTAAAGGTGAATAAATATTATTTGCTGCCCAAACTTAAAATAATTTTAGTTTAAAGAAAAGAAGGTCGCTCTCAGGAATAAATTTTATTCAAAGTTGATATATCTTTGTGATGTAGAAATAAAAATTTTATACGAAAAGAATATTCTGAGTTCTTTCTAAATTTTTAATTCCTTCGGGGCGTGGCTCAGCCCGGTTAGAGCGTCCCGACAAGTCGGGAAGGTCGTGGATAATTTTTATACTTACATAATTGAGTCTCTTTCTGATCAATCCTGGTATATTGGACACACTAACAATATCGGAAGAAGATTGGAAGAGCATAACTCGGGTGAAAATAAATCAACCAGAGCAAAACGACCCTGGAGATTAATTTTTCTCAGGAAGTTTGAAACGAATTTATAAGCAAACAGATTTGAACTAAAACTTAAAAAACTTCGAAATAAAAATTTTATACGAAAAGAATATTCTGAGTTCTTTCTAAATTTTTGATTCCTTCGGGGCGTGGCTCAGCCCGGTTAGAGCGCCTGGTTCGGGACCAGGAGGTCGGAGGTTCAAATCCTCTCGCCCCGACACTTAACTTGTTATTTTTTTATTGATAGAATTTATTTTTTGGCTCAGCCCGGTTAGTACGTCCCGACTTGTCGGGAAGGTCGGAGGTTCTCCGAAGGATGCTTTGCAAAATCCTCTCGCCCCGACTAAACTTGTTATTTTTTTATTGATAGAATTTATTCTTTGGCTCAGCCCAGTTAGTGCGTCCCGACTTGTCGGGAATGTCGGAGGTTCTCAGGTGAAGTGTGAAGGTATAAAGAAATAAGTTTTTCTTAATTTAAAATTTTAGATATAAAAGAGATTATTTAATTATGGCACAAAATCATTCTTTCGATATAGTTTCGGAAATTGACTTACAGGAAGTTGATAATGCTGTTAATCAGGCATTAAAAGAAATCCATCAGCGATATGATCTAAAAGATTCTAATACAACAATTGAGCTTAATAAGAAAGACAAACTTCTTACAATAAATACAAAAGATGATTACTCCTTAAAACAAAGCATTGATATTCTTCAAACAAAGTTTATCCGAAGAGGAATTTCAATAAAAGCATTAAAGTTAAATGAACCCGAACAAGCTGCAGGTGGAAGATTAAAACAAATTATTAACCTGCAATCCGGTATATCAAAAGATAATGCAA
This genomic window contains:
- the pyrR gene encoding bifunctional pyr operon transcriptional regulator/uracil phosphoribosyltransferase PyrR, whose amino-acid sequence is MNIKAKLVDKEGLDRILTRIAHEILEKNKGSKNLVLIGMRTRGEFLAKRLQKKIKEIEGVELPFGVLDVTLYRDDFRTRLKQPQVSVSDITFDINEKDVILVDDVLYTGRTVRSALNALMDFGRPATIQLCILVDRGHRELPIRADFVGKNIPTSLNEEIKLKVEEYDGEDAIYLVEAEKK
- a CDS encoding GIY-YIG nuclease family protein, which codes for MDNFYTYIIESLSDQSWYIGHTNNIGRRLEEHNSGENKSTRAKRPWRLIFLRKFETNL
- a CDS encoding YajQ family cyclic di-GMP-binding protein yields the protein MAQNHSFDIVSEIDLQEVDNAVNQALKEIHQRYDLKDSNTTIELNKKDKLLTINTKDDYSLKQSIDILQTKFIRRGISIKALKLNEPEQAAGGRLKQIINLQSGISKDNAKKIVKMIKDSKLKVNAQIQDEQVRVTGPKIDDLQAVIKMIKDADLDFPTQFVNMK